A genomic window from Salvia miltiorrhiza cultivar Shanhuang (shh) chromosome 5, IMPLAD_Smil_shh, whole genome shotgun sequence includes:
- the LOC131026518 gene encoding TITAN-like protein isoform X1: MNHSNKKKKSRNEPHEFEFCEVCKLNHNHGRRHNYLPSHKNSLSSLLARFQSKLSDVKFFLKTPMPILPELAHQNRLWCVFCNCDIVELDSQFACSNAVEHLAGEEHWKRVKGFMWKYGGGMDRVDLFRISEADYAKWEKKCKTLKMEAAKTQSVGTLNDIHNKHNAEFVNSSCNNNFDALNSCIPNYVVPLHSYTDERTPLSSSVLSSSVSNTGPSLYNISGDKDAQYLKNSTGYVDNQHFSNSLTREGSSYDYSSNGSVYSGVGVGNGEISPGLVHLTQVSSTSKVALEGNVHTGAPPPWLDATKGDKLNPAWKPESRDPVSSRAGKSKLNPKRVGAAWAERRKLELEMERRGEHVNSNFDANWLPNFGRVWQSGTRKDSRKEFQTENKAAPEADDQSEAPVLVQPYISKRMRKDAANDKHVSQ; the protein is encoded by the exons AATTCACTCTCCAGCCTCCTCGCGCGCTTCCAATCGAAGCTCTCCGACGTCAAATTCTTCCTCAAAACTCCGATGCCGATCCTTCCGGAGCTCGCGCACCAGAATCGCCTCTGGTGCGTGTTCTGCAATTGCGACATTGTTGAGCTCGATAGCCAATTCGCTTG TAGCAATGCGGTCGAGCATTTGGCTGGTGAGGAACACTGGAAGAGAGTGAAGGGGTTTATGTGGAAATATGGAGGTGGAATGGACCGTGTTGATTTGTTTCGCATTTCTGAGGCTGATTACGCCAAG tgggagaagaagtgcaAGACATTGAAGATGGAAGCTGCTAAAACACAATCGGTCGGAACATTGAATGATATCCACAATAAACATAATGCTGAATTTGTTAATAGTTCATGCAACAATAACTTCGATGCTCTTAATTCTTGCATTCCAAATTATGTTGTACCTTTACATAGCTATACGGATGAGAGAACTCCATTGTCCAGTTCGGTGTTATCTTCTTCTGTCTCAAATACTGGCCCTTCATTATATAATATATCTGGAGACAAAGATGCCCAATACTTGAAGAATTCAACAG GTTATGTTGATAATCAGCACTTCTCCAATTCTCTTACTAGGGAAGGCTCATCTTATGATTATTCCAGCAATGGATCT GTATATTCAGGAGTAGGAGTAGGTAATGGAGAGATATCACCAG GCTTGGTGCATTTGACGCAAGTTTCTTCTACATCTAAAGTGGCTTTGGAAGGAAATGTCCACACTGGAGCACCTCCACCGTGGCTTGATGCAACAAAAGGAGATAAACTCAATCCTGCATGGAAACCAGAATCAAGGGACCCTGTTTCTTCCAGAGCAGGGAAGTCGAAGCTGAACCCAAAACGTGTTGGAGCTGCGTGGGCAGAGAGAAGGAAACTTGAGTTGGAGATGGAGAGGAGAGGGGAACATGTTAATAGCAACTTTGATGCTAATTGGCTCCCCAATTTTGGTAGAGTGTGGCAGTCTGGCACAAGAAAAGATTCTAGAAAAGAATTCCAAACGGAGAATAAAGCAGCCCCGGAGGCTGATGATCAATCGGAGGCACCAGTGCTAGTACAGCCTTACATCAGCAAACGAATG CGGAAGGATGCAGCAAATGACAAGCATGTCTCACAGTGA
- the LOC131026518 gene encoding TITAN-like protein isoform X2, with product MNHSNKKKKSRNEPHEFEFCEVCKLNHNHGRRHNYLPSHKNSLSSLLARFQSKLSDVKFFLKTPMPILPELAHQNRLWCVFCNCDIVELDSQFACNAVEHLAGEEHWKRVKGFMWKYGGGMDRVDLFRISEADYAKWEKKCKTLKMEAAKTQSVGTLNDIHNKHNAEFVNSSCNNNFDALNSCIPNYVVPLHSYTDERTPLSSSVLSSSVSNTGPSLYNISGDKDAQYLKNSTGYVDNQHFSNSLTREGSSYDYSSNGSVYSGVGVGNGEISPGLVHLTQVSSTSKVALEGNVHTGAPPPWLDATKGDKLNPAWKPESRDPVSSRAGKSKLNPKRVGAAWAERRKLELEMERRGEHVNSNFDANWLPNFGRVWQSGTRKDSRKEFQTENKAAPEADDQSEAPVLVQPYISKRMRKDAANDKHVSQ from the exons AATTCACTCTCCAGCCTCCTCGCGCGCTTCCAATCGAAGCTCTCCGACGTCAAATTCTTCCTCAAAACTCCGATGCCGATCCTTCCGGAGCTCGCGCACCAGAATCGCCTCTGGTGCGTGTTCTGCAATTGCGACATTGTTGAGCTCGATAGCCAATTCGCTTG CAATGCGGTCGAGCATTTGGCTGGTGAGGAACACTGGAAGAGAGTGAAGGGGTTTATGTGGAAATATGGAGGTGGAATGGACCGTGTTGATTTGTTTCGCATTTCTGAGGCTGATTACGCCAAG tgggagaagaagtgcaAGACATTGAAGATGGAAGCTGCTAAAACACAATCGGTCGGAACATTGAATGATATCCACAATAAACATAATGCTGAATTTGTTAATAGTTCATGCAACAATAACTTCGATGCTCTTAATTCTTGCATTCCAAATTATGTTGTACCTTTACATAGCTATACGGATGAGAGAACTCCATTGTCCAGTTCGGTGTTATCTTCTTCTGTCTCAAATACTGGCCCTTCATTATATAATATATCTGGAGACAAAGATGCCCAATACTTGAAGAATTCAACAG GTTATGTTGATAATCAGCACTTCTCCAATTCTCTTACTAGGGAAGGCTCATCTTATGATTATTCCAGCAATGGATCT GTATATTCAGGAGTAGGAGTAGGTAATGGAGAGATATCACCAG GCTTGGTGCATTTGACGCAAGTTTCTTCTACATCTAAAGTGGCTTTGGAAGGAAATGTCCACACTGGAGCACCTCCACCGTGGCTTGATGCAACAAAAGGAGATAAACTCAATCCTGCATGGAAACCAGAATCAAGGGACCCTGTTTCTTCCAGAGCAGGGAAGTCGAAGCTGAACCCAAAACGTGTTGGAGCTGCGTGGGCAGAGAGAAGGAAACTTGAGTTGGAGATGGAGAGGAGAGGGGAACATGTTAATAGCAACTTTGATGCTAATTGGCTCCCCAATTTTGGTAGAGTGTGGCAGTCTGGCACAAGAAAAGATTCTAGAAAAGAATTCCAAACGGAGAATAAAGCAGCCCCGGAGGCTGATGATCAATCGGAGGCACCAGTGCTAGTACAGCCTTACATCAGCAAACGAATG CGGAAGGATGCAGCAAATGACAAGCATGTCTCACAGTGA
- the LOC131026521 gene encoding succinate dehydrogenase subunit 4, mitochondrial: MATSRSASAAVRLSRSAASAFRASGAGHTPSAARQLIRSDLAAPIARPRALMSPGGSNISSSTLFSASCLNRVASRPYSNSSSQIPGTRAIRSVLWHINGGMEEVLADYVHHEMTRTWISICLRLFVIIMTKDVVVAVADL; encoded by the exons ATGGCAACTTCTAGAAGCGCATCAGCGGCGGTTCGGCTGAGCAGATCGGCTGCATCAGCTTTCCGGGCGTCCGGCGCCGGCCACACTCCATCCGCCGCCCGCCAATTGATCCGCTCCGATCTCGCCGCTCCTATCGCGCGACCCCGTGCCCTAATGTCCCCCGGTGGCAGCAACATCTCTTCTTCAACTCTCTTCTCTGCGTCGTGCCTCAACCGCGTAGCATCCCGCCCCTACTCTAACTCTTCTTCGCAG ATCCCAGGAACCAGAGCTATCCGGTCCGTACTCTGGCATATAAATGGAGGGATGGAAGAGGTTCTGGCAGATTACGTTCACCATGAAATGACTCGAACTTGGATCTCAATCTGTTTGAGACTGTTCGTTATAATCATGACCAAGGATGTTGTCGTGGCTGTCGCAGATCTCTAA
- the LOC131026523 gene encoding sucrose synthase 7-like isoform X2, whose protein sequence is MASAAVVDTMPEALRQSRYHMKRCFTRFTEKGRRLMKLQHLQEEIEQTIEDKVERSQVMEGTLGDILNSTQEAAVVPPYVAFAVRHNPGIWDYVKVEGDSLSVEIITSTDYLKFKEMIYDEKWASDENSLEIDFGVFDIGTPKLTLSSSIGNGLGYVSKFMTSVLGGKPESAKPLVDYLLTLERNGEKLMINENIDTVMKLQEALVIAEVFVSAMPKETPYQNFEQKLKEWGFEKGWGDNAERTRETMRILSEIMQAPDPANMEAFFSRLPVIYNVVVFSVHGYFGQADVLGLPDTGGQVVYILDQVRAMEEEMLLRIKQQGLNVKPQILVVTRLIPDAKGNKCNQEMELVEGTTHSHILRVPFITEKGVLGPWVSRFDIYPYLERYAQDASAKIVELMEGKPDLIIGNYTDGNLVASLVASKLGVTQGTIAHALEKTKYEDSDVNWRDLDSKYHFSCQFSADLIAMNAADFIITSTYQEIAGSKNRAGQYESHVSFTMPGLYRAVSGIDVYDPKFNIASPGADQSVYFPATDKQKRFTKFQPALEELIYSKVENDEHIGYITDRKKPIIFSMARLDIVKNIAGLTEWYGKNKRLRSLVNLVIVGGFFDPSKSKDREETAEIKKMHTLIEKYQLKGQLRWIAAQTDRYRNGELYRCIADTKGAFVQPALYEAFGLTVIEAMNCGLPTFATNQGGPAEIIVDGVSGFHIDPNNGDESSNKIADFFEKCKTDSRYWNRMSQGGLKRIYECYTWKIYANKVLNMGSAYGFWKQLIKDQKQAKQRYIDIFYNLQFRKLAKNLPISEEIKPAASSKTQSPKPAAPKQELEPRASAPATSSDEGENSTAIEKLEKSRASPCACHWFCLCISSAIVMYALLKMYWMFK, encoded by the exons ATGGCTTCAGCTGCTGTGGTGGATACTATGCCCGAGGCGTTGAGGCAGAGCCGGTACCATATGAAGAGATGTTTTACTAG gTTTACCGAAAAGGGAAGAAGGCTGATGAAGCTCCAGCATTTGCAGGAGGAGATTGAGCAGACCATTGAGGATAAGGTTGAAAGATCCCAGGTCATGGAGGGTACACTTGGTGATATCTTGAACTCGACGCAG GAAGCAGCAGTCGTGCCACCATACGTTGCGTTTGCAGTAAGGCATAATCCTGGTATTTGGGACTATGTGAAGGTGGAAGGTGACAGCCTTTCTGTGGAAATAATCACATCAACAGATTATTTGAAGTTCAAAGAAATGATCTATGATGAGAAGTG GGCAAGTGATGAAAATTCTCTAGAGATAGATTTTGGAGTGTTTGATATTGGCACTCCAAAACTGACTCTGTCGTCTTCGATTGGGAATGGGCTCGGGTACGTCTCTAAATTCATGACCTCGGTGCTTGGTGGGAAGCCTGAGAGCGCGAAGCCTTTGGTTGATTACCTGTTAACTCTTGAACGAAACGGAGAG AAACTTATGATCAATGAGAATATTGATACTGTTATGAAGCTTCAAGAAGCATTGGTAATCGCAGAAGTTTTCGTCTCTGCTATGCCAAAGGAAACTCCATACCAGAATTTTGAGCAGAA GCTTAAAGAATGGGGATTTGAGAAAGGGTGGGGAGATAACGCAGAAAGAACTCGGGAAACGATGAGGATACTTTCTGAGATAATGCAAGCACCTGATCCTGCAAACATGGAAGCATTTTTCAGTAGGCTTCCGGTCATATACAATGTCGTTGTCTTCTCCGTTCATGGCTACTTTGGACAAGCAGATGTCTTAGGCTTACCCGACACTGGCGGCCAG GTGGTTTACATCCTTGATCAAGTGAGAGCTATGGAAGAAGAAATGTTGTTGAGAATAAAGCAGCAAGGTTTGAATGTGAAGCCCCAGATTCTAGTGGTGACTCGTCTAATCCCGGATGCCAAAGGAAACAAATGCAATCAAGAAATGGAGCTTGTCGAGGGCACAACGCACTCCCACATCCTCAGGGTTCCATTCATCACCGAGAAAGGAGTTCTTGGACCGTGGGTCTCTAGATTCGACATCTATCCTTACTTGGAGAGATATGCTCAG GATGCATCAGCAAAGATTGTTGAGCTAATGGAAGGAAAGCCTGACCTCATAATTGGAAACTACACAGATGGAAACTTAGTTGCTTCTTTAGTTGCTAGCAAGCTTGGAGTGACTCAG GGAACGATTGCTCATGCTTTAGAGAAGACTAAATATGAAGATTCAGATGTGAACTGGAGGGACTTGGACTCAAAATATCACTTCTCCTGCCAATTCAGTGCTGATCTCATAGCAATGAATGCTGCAGATTTCATAATCACAAGCACATATCAAGAAATTGCAGGAAG CAAGAACCGGGCAGGGCAATACGAAAGCCATGTCTCGTTCACGATGCCAGGGCTTTATAGGGCAGTTTCAGGCATTGATGTATATGATCCCAAGTTCAACATTGCCTCCCCCGGAGCTGATCAATCCGTCTACTTCCCGGCCACGGATAAACAGAAGCGATTCACCAAATTCCAACCTGCCCTTGAGGAACTGATCTACAGCAAGGTGGAAAACGACGAGCACAT AGGATATATCACAGACAGAAAGAAACCAATCATCTTCTCAATGGCAAGGCTAGACATTGTCAAGAACATTGCAGGGCTAACTGAGTGGTATGGCAAGAACAAGAGGCTCCGGAGCTTAGTAAACCTTGTCATTGTAGGAGGATTCTTCGATCCATCCAAGTCCAAGGACAGGGAAGAAACGGCGGAAATCAAGAAGATGCATACCCTCATTGAGAAATACCAACTCAAGGGGCAGCTGAGATGGATAGCAGCTCAAACTGACAGATACCGCAATGGTGAGCTATACCGTTGCATTGCAGACACGAAGGGGGCTTTCGTGCAGCCTGCATTGTACGAAGCATTCGGCCTCACAGTGATCGAAGCCATGAACTGTGGACTGCCCACATTTGCAACCAATCAAGGAGGGCCAGCAGAGATCATAGTTGATGGGGTCTCAGGCTTCCACATTGATCCCAACAACGGCGACGAATCAAGCAACAAGATAGCTGATTTCTTCGAGAAATGCAAAACGGATAGCAGATACTGGAACAGAATGTCTCAAGGTGGCCTCAAACGAATATATGAATG CTATACATGGAAGATCTACGCAAACAAAGTTCTCAACATGGGATCAGCCTATGGATTCTGGAAACAGCTCATCAAAGACCAAAAACAGGCGAAGCAAAGATACATTGACATTTTTTATAATCTCCAATTCAGGAAATTG GCAAAAAATTTGCCGATCAGCGAAGAAATCAAACCGGCGGCATCATCGAAGACTCAATCGCCGAAACCGGCGGCACCGAAACAAGAACTGGAGCCGCGAGCTTCAGCTCCAGCGACGTCGTCGGATGAAGGCGAGAATTCGACGGCGATCGAGAAGTTGGAAAAATCGAGAGCATCGCCGTGCGCTTGCCACTGGTTTTGCCTGTGCATCTCTTCCGCCATTGTTATGTATGCTTTGCTCAAGATGTATTGGATGTTCAAATGA
- the LOC131026523 gene encoding sucrose synthase 7-like isoform X1 translates to MASAAVVDTMPEALRQSRYHMKRCFTRFTEKGRRLMKLQHLQEEIEQTIEDKVERSQVMEGTLGDILNSTQEAAVVPPYVAFAVRHNPGIWDYVKVEGDSLSVEIITSTDYLKFKEMIYDEKWASDENSLEIDFGVFDIGTPKLTLSSSIGNGLGYVSKFMTSVLGGKPESAKPLVDYLLTLERNGEKLMINENIDTVMKLQEALVIAEVFVSAMPKETPYQNFEQKLKEWGFEKGWGDNAERTRETMRILSEIMQAPDPANMEAFFSRLPVIYNVVVFSVHGYFGQADVLGLPDTGGQVNVSFVFLSVLFRVSHVLTKKYVEQVVYILDQVRAMEEEMLLRIKQQGLNVKPQILVVTRLIPDAKGNKCNQEMELVEGTTHSHILRVPFITEKGVLGPWVSRFDIYPYLERYAQDASAKIVELMEGKPDLIIGNYTDGNLVASLVASKLGVTQGTIAHALEKTKYEDSDVNWRDLDSKYHFSCQFSADLIAMNAADFIITSTYQEIAGSKNRAGQYESHVSFTMPGLYRAVSGIDVYDPKFNIASPGADQSVYFPATDKQKRFTKFQPALEELIYSKVENDEHIGYITDRKKPIIFSMARLDIVKNIAGLTEWYGKNKRLRSLVNLVIVGGFFDPSKSKDREETAEIKKMHTLIEKYQLKGQLRWIAAQTDRYRNGELYRCIADTKGAFVQPALYEAFGLTVIEAMNCGLPTFATNQGGPAEIIVDGVSGFHIDPNNGDESSNKIADFFEKCKTDSRYWNRMSQGGLKRIYECYTWKIYANKVLNMGSAYGFWKQLIKDQKQAKQRYIDIFYNLQFRKLAKNLPISEEIKPAASSKTQSPKPAAPKQELEPRASAPATSSDEGENSTAIEKLEKSRASPCACHWFCLCISSAIVMYALLKMYWMFK, encoded by the exons ATGGCTTCAGCTGCTGTGGTGGATACTATGCCCGAGGCGTTGAGGCAGAGCCGGTACCATATGAAGAGATGTTTTACTAG gTTTACCGAAAAGGGAAGAAGGCTGATGAAGCTCCAGCATTTGCAGGAGGAGATTGAGCAGACCATTGAGGATAAGGTTGAAAGATCCCAGGTCATGGAGGGTACACTTGGTGATATCTTGAACTCGACGCAG GAAGCAGCAGTCGTGCCACCATACGTTGCGTTTGCAGTAAGGCATAATCCTGGTATTTGGGACTATGTGAAGGTGGAAGGTGACAGCCTTTCTGTGGAAATAATCACATCAACAGATTATTTGAAGTTCAAAGAAATGATCTATGATGAGAAGTG GGCAAGTGATGAAAATTCTCTAGAGATAGATTTTGGAGTGTTTGATATTGGCACTCCAAAACTGACTCTGTCGTCTTCGATTGGGAATGGGCTCGGGTACGTCTCTAAATTCATGACCTCGGTGCTTGGTGGGAAGCCTGAGAGCGCGAAGCCTTTGGTTGATTACCTGTTAACTCTTGAACGAAACGGAGAG AAACTTATGATCAATGAGAATATTGATACTGTTATGAAGCTTCAAGAAGCATTGGTAATCGCAGAAGTTTTCGTCTCTGCTATGCCAAAGGAAACTCCATACCAGAATTTTGAGCAGAA GCTTAAAGAATGGGGATTTGAGAAAGGGTGGGGAGATAACGCAGAAAGAACTCGGGAAACGATGAGGATACTTTCTGAGATAATGCAAGCACCTGATCCTGCAAACATGGAAGCATTTTTCAGTAGGCTTCCGGTCATATACAATGTCGTTGTCTTCTCCGTTCATGGCTACTTTGGACAAGCAGATGTCTTAGGCTTACCCGACACTGGCGGCCAGGTGAACGTGTCGTTTGTTTTTTTATCAGTACTTTTCAGGGTGAGCCATGTTTTGACCAAGAAATATGTTGAACAGGTGGTTTACATCCTTGATCAAGTGAGAGCTATGGAAGAAGAAATGTTGTTGAGAATAAAGCAGCAAGGTTTGAATGTGAAGCCCCAGATTCTAGTGGTGACTCGTCTAATCCCGGATGCCAAAGGAAACAAATGCAATCAAGAAATGGAGCTTGTCGAGGGCACAACGCACTCCCACATCCTCAGGGTTCCATTCATCACCGAGAAAGGAGTTCTTGGACCGTGGGTCTCTAGATTCGACATCTATCCTTACTTGGAGAGATATGCTCAG GATGCATCAGCAAAGATTGTTGAGCTAATGGAAGGAAAGCCTGACCTCATAATTGGAAACTACACAGATGGAAACTTAGTTGCTTCTTTAGTTGCTAGCAAGCTTGGAGTGACTCAG GGAACGATTGCTCATGCTTTAGAGAAGACTAAATATGAAGATTCAGATGTGAACTGGAGGGACTTGGACTCAAAATATCACTTCTCCTGCCAATTCAGTGCTGATCTCATAGCAATGAATGCTGCAGATTTCATAATCACAAGCACATATCAAGAAATTGCAGGAAG CAAGAACCGGGCAGGGCAATACGAAAGCCATGTCTCGTTCACGATGCCAGGGCTTTATAGGGCAGTTTCAGGCATTGATGTATATGATCCCAAGTTCAACATTGCCTCCCCCGGAGCTGATCAATCCGTCTACTTCCCGGCCACGGATAAACAGAAGCGATTCACCAAATTCCAACCTGCCCTTGAGGAACTGATCTACAGCAAGGTGGAAAACGACGAGCACAT AGGATATATCACAGACAGAAAGAAACCAATCATCTTCTCAATGGCAAGGCTAGACATTGTCAAGAACATTGCAGGGCTAACTGAGTGGTATGGCAAGAACAAGAGGCTCCGGAGCTTAGTAAACCTTGTCATTGTAGGAGGATTCTTCGATCCATCCAAGTCCAAGGACAGGGAAGAAACGGCGGAAATCAAGAAGATGCATACCCTCATTGAGAAATACCAACTCAAGGGGCAGCTGAGATGGATAGCAGCTCAAACTGACAGATACCGCAATGGTGAGCTATACCGTTGCATTGCAGACACGAAGGGGGCTTTCGTGCAGCCTGCATTGTACGAAGCATTCGGCCTCACAGTGATCGAAGCCATGAACTGTGGACTGCCCACATTTGCAACCAATCAAGGAGGGCCAGCAGAGATCATAGTTGATGGGGTCTCAGGCTTCCACATTGATCCCAACAACGGCGACGAATCAAGCAACAAGATAGCTGATTTCTTCGAGAAATGCAAAACGGATAGCAGATACTGGAACAGAATGTCTCAAGGTGGCCTCAAACGAATATATGAATG CTATACATGGAAGATCTACGCAAACAAAGTTCTCAACATGGGATCAGCCTATGGATTCTGGAAACAGCTCATCAAAGACCAAAAACAGGCGAAGCAAAGATACATTGACATTTTTTATAATCTCCAATTCAGGAAATTG GCAAAAAATTTGCCGATCAGCGAAGAAATCAAACCGGCGGCATCATCGAAGACTCAATCGCCGAAACCGGCGGCACCGAAACAAGAACTGGAGCCGCGAGCTTCAGCTCCAGCGACGTCGTCGGATGAAGGCGAGAATTCGACGGCGATCGAGAAGTTGGAAAAATCGAGAGCATCGCCGTGCGCTTGCCACTGGTTTTGCCTGTGCATCTCTTCCGCCATTGTTATGTATGCTTTGCTCAAGATGTATTGGATGTTCAAATGA
- the LOC131026525 gene encoding organelle RRM domain-containing protein 6, chloroplastic encodes MAAPALNHRIPPRRFLTPPTNPPVASVTTVVFESKRRFHPPLPSLLSIHNNFPPKFNFSVASCLDSSSSSSSTPRTRLNPSTRLFVSGLSFRTTEEGLRNAFKNFGELVEVKLVMDRIANRPRGFAFIKYKTEEESKKAIEGMHGKFLDGRVIFVETAKSRAELGQETTKQQNPRQR; translated from the exons ATGGCAGCTCCCGCCCTCAACCACCGCATTCCGCCGCGCCGGTTTCTCACACCACCGACGAATCCGCCGGTAGCTTCAGTTACAACGGTAGTGTTTGAATCGAAAAGACGGTTTCATCCCCCACTCCCCTCTCTGTTATCCATCCACAACAACTTTCCCCCAAAATTTAATTTCAGCGTAGCTTCATGCCTtgattcttcttcatcttcttcgtcTACACCAAGAACTAGATTGAATCCATCTACAAGGCTATTCGTCAGTG GTCTCTCATTCCGGACAACAGAGGAGGGTCTAAGAAACGCGTTCAAAAACTTTGGCGAGCTCGTTGAAG TGAAGTTGGTGATGGATAGGATAGCCAATCGGCCTCGGGGCTTTGCATTCATAAAATACAAGACGGAGGAGGAATCCAAGAAAGCTATTGAAGGAATGCATGGGAAG TTTTTGGATGGGCGTGTGATCTTTGTTGAGACTGCAAAGTCTAGGGCTGAGCTTGGGCAAGAGACGACGAAGCAGCAGAACCCCAGGCAGAGGTGA